In one window of Magnetococcales bacterium DNA:
- a CDS encoding YggT family protein yields MGLFASIATILNFVLELLSWMVVIRVLLSWVNPDPYNPLVQFLVRTTDPLLRPLQRLLPTLGGLDFSPIVALLLLALAKRILVALSTGLSTGGAMLMLVNELFIVVHLLITFYLILFLVRSGLNLWSWISFRRGQPAAINLYNPWVRFIFQATEPVLRRLRPSIPTLGGMDLTPFLAVILTIFLLGLLQNGMELLMTPASSAIDPPSFMP; encoded by the coding sequence ATGGGCCTCTTCGCCTCCATCGCCACAATCCTCAACTTCGTCCTGGAACTGCTCTCCTGGATGGTGGTGATCCGGGTATTGCTCTCCTGGGTCAACCCCGATCCCTACAACCCCCTGGTCCAGTTCCTGGTACGCACCACCGATCCGTTGTTGCGCCCCCTGCAACGCCTGCTGCCCACCCTGGGCGGCCTCGACTTCTCCCCCATCGTGGCCCTGCTCCTGCTCGCCCTGGCCAAACGTATCCTGGTCGCCCTCTCCACCGGCCTCTCCACCGGCGGAGCCATGCTGATGCTGGTCAACGAACTGTTCATCGTCGTCCACCTGCTCATCACTTTCTACCTGATACTTTTTCTGGTGCGCAGCGGCCTCAACCTCTGGTCCTGGATCTCCTTCCGCCGCGGTCAACCCGCCGCCATCAACCTCTACAACCCCTGGGTGCGCTTCATCTTCCAGGCCACCGAACCCGTACTGCGCCGTCTGCGCCCCTCCATCCCCACCCTGGGCGGCATGGATTTGACCCCGTTTCTGGCCGTCATCCTGACCATCTTTCTGCTGGGACTGCTGCAAAACGGCATGGAGCTGCTCATGACCCCCGCCAGCAGCGCCATCGATCCCCCCTCTTTCATGCCATGA
- a CDS encoding YggU family protein — protein MSNAATSWWRTEQGDLLLEIHVAPRASRETILGLRHGRLGVALTAPPVEGAANKALIAYLAKQLGIAKSAVIIVQGEQGRDKRVRLQQVAPQRFTQFCRTWQLPDGP, from the coding sequence ATGAGCAACGCCGCCACCTCCTGGTGGCGCACGGAGCAGGGCGATCTCCTCCTGGAAATCCATGTGGCGCCGCGCGCCTCCCGTGAAACCATTCTCGGCCTGCGCCACGGACGTCTGGGCGTCGCCCTGACCGCCCCTCCCGTGGAAGGCGCCGCCAACAAGGCGTTGATCGCCTATCTGGCCAAACAACTCGGCATCGCCAAAAGCGCGGTGATCATCGTGCAGGGGGAACAGGGACGGGACAAGCGGGTGCGCCTGCAACAGGTGGCGCCGCAACGGTTTACGCAGTTTTGTCGGACGTGGCAACTGCCGGATGGACCCTGA
- the trxA gene encoding thioredoxin TrxA — translation MSQHILQTSDDRFEEEVLQAKLPVLVDFWAEWCAPCKQVAPFLDSLAEDYQGRLIVAKINIDQNPGTPGRYGVRGIPTLMLFKGGKIDASKIGAMPKSKLYEWVESAL, via the coding sequence ATGAGCCAACATATCCTGCAGACATCCGACGACCGGTTCGAAGAAGAGGTATTGCAGGCCAAACTGCCGGTATTGGTGGATTTCTGGGCGGAGTGGTGCGCGCCCTGCAAGCAGGTGGCTCCGTTCCTGGACTCCCTGGCGGAGGATTATCAGGGGCGCCTCATCGTGGCCAAGATCAACATCGACCAGAATCCCGGTACACCGGGTCGTTACGGCGTGCGTGGCATTCCCACGCTGATGCTTTTCAAGGGTGGCAAGATCGATGCCTCCAAGATTGGCGCCATGCCCAAGTCGAAGCTGTACGAATGGGTGGAATCGGCCCTGTAG